A genome region from Macrobrachium rosenbergii isolate ZJJX-2024 chromosome 42, ASM4041242v1, whole genome shotgun sequence includes the following:
- the LOC136828368 gene encoding zinc finger protein 260-like, with protein MNPEISIEFPFKSESEEPSSPSQTSHDNKYMVGCTSTVSDGCLSLDPFIDVKIESEVSSSNECANFPRKVDSGLYEEHSLTSRKEASGEGSVNVWTGVQDTCDLHFASCRKEKDILENTQKIQKEKDGINGKRNSQEVHENHAIHSKEKPYICTDCGKGFSQKIHLTYHMRIHTGEKPFKCGDCGKAFSQKIHLTNHMRAHSGEKPFRCNECGKAFSRKFLLKTHLESHNGEKSFCCSECGKAFSQELKLANHVRIHTREKPFRCNECGKAFSQEGYLWHHVNNHTEERLFRCSECGKAFSRKSSLRSHMNTHTGEKPFSCSKCGKSFSQKSVLNRHMTGHTGVKSFICSECGSAFSLETQLTNHMRIHSGEKPFTCSECGKAFSWKSSLSSHMTSHTGDKPFRCNECGKVFSSKSSLRCHINSHTGEKPFRCSECGKTFSQKSFLRRHLNSHAGVKSFSCSECGKAFTQKSTLIDHMSSHTGEVSFRCSECGKGFSWRSSFRKHMNTCSHNR; from the coding sequence ATGAATCCAGAAATTTCCATAGAATTTCCTttcaaaagtgaaagtgaagagccATCATCACCTTCTCAAACCAGTCATGATAACAAGTATATGGTTGGTTGTACTTCAACAGTCAGTGATGGCTGCTTGTCCTTGGATCCATTCATAGATGTCAAGATAGAGTCAGAAGTATCCAGCTCTAATGAATGTGCAAATTTTCCACGCAAAGTTGACTCAGGGCTGTATGAGGAACACTCATTAACTAGCAGAAAGGAAGCCAGCGGAGAAGGAAGTGTAAATGTATGGACAGGTGTTCAAGATACATGTGACTTACATTTTGCATCATGTAGGAAAGAGAAAGACATACttgaaaatacacagaaaattcagaaggaaaaagatggtataaatgggaaaagaaattCACAGGAGGTTCATGAGAATCATGCAATCCATAGTAAAGAGAAACCATACATATGCACTGACTGTGGGAAAGGGTTTTCTCAGAAAATTCATCTTACATATCACATGAGGATCCATACTGGTGAAAAGCCATTCAAATGCGGCgactgtgggaaagcattttcacaaaaaattcatCTGACAAATCATATGAGGGCTCACAGTGGGGAGAAGCCGTTTAGATGCAATGAATGCGGGAAAGCCTTCTCTAGGAAATTTTTGCTCAAGACTCATCTGGAGAGTCACAATGGAGAAAAGTCTTTTTGTTGCTcagaatgtgggaaagcattttctcagGAATTAAAGCTTGCAAATCATGTCAGGATTCACACCAGGGAGAAGCCTTTCAGATGCAATGAATGTGGGAAAGCCTTTTCTCAGGAAGGTTATCTTTGGCATCATGTGAATAATCACACTGAAGAGAGGCTGTTCAGGTGCAGTGAATGCGGGAAAGCATTTTCTCGTAAAAGTTCTCTGAGAAGTCATATGAATACTCACACCGGAGAGAAACCATTTAGCTGCAGTAAGTGTGGAAAATCTTTTTCTCAGAAAAGTGTTCTTAACAGACACATGACAGGCCACACTGGAGTGAAGTCTTTTATTTGCTCTGAATGTGGGAGTGCGTTTTCTCTGGAGACTCAGCTTACAAATCATATGAGAATTCACagtggagagaagccattcacaTGCAGCGAATGTGGCAAAGCCTTTTCTTGGAAAAGTTCTCTTTCTAGCCATATGACCAGTCACACTGGAGACAAGCCATTCAGGTGCAACGAGTGCGGGaaagttttttcttcaaaaagtTCTCTCAGATGTCATATAAATAgtcacactggagagaagccgTTTAGATGCAGTGAATGCGGAAAAACCTTTTCTCAGAAGAGTTTTCTCAGGAGGCATTTGAATAGCCATGCTGGAGTGAAATCTTTCAGTTGCtctgaatgtgggaaagcatttacTCAGAAAAGTACCCTTATAGATCATATGAGTAGTCACACTGGAGAGGTCTCATTCAGATGCAGTGAATGTGGCAAAGGCTTTTCTTGGAGAAGTTCTTTTAGGAAACATATGAATACCTGTAGTCACAATAGGTAG